The window TGAGGTCAGGCGACCCCAGGCGACGGCCGcttgaggtcgtgcgaccttaGGCAGCCACCTGGGTCGCACGATTTAGGCCATCAGTCGCTTGGGTTGTGCGACCCaggcgtcgcctgaggtccgACGACGGTCGCTAGGGTTGAGCGACAACCCCTTAGCTAACGGTCATCAGCTTTCGATCGACTTCTCCaccgaagaagatgaatagtatgCGGAACTTGCATTTCTCAAAGGACCTCTAGACCAGCTTTGGACTAAGGGCCTTTAGAGTCCTTTCGAGATGCAATTACATATTGCCAAAGTCacccaaaaaatcaaaccaaacgcGTTTGTATTTGGctaagggactttagagtcccaaagcccattcccaaagccgaaccaaacgggcctaAGTACATTTGACCAAATGCAAAGTaattaaacataaattttaaattctacATTGCCCTGGCAGACCAATAGACATTTTGGAAGATCGACAAACAATAAAGGAAATCATCCAAAATTGCCTCTAGTTTCTAGGTAGTCAATTAATAGTCTCGGAATCGACAATGGACATGTAAATTGACATTTAACTAGTCGATTGGCAACTATGAAATCAACAATTCTTTTGTAGCATTTGACATCTTCAATCTAAGTCCCATTGAATCAAGTTGTGTCAGAAATTGGTCTCTTCATGTCGGAAAAAGGTTTAAGCCAGATCAATTGATGAGTTTCGAGTTGAACTTGAGAGTTGATTGATAGAGCCCAATGCTCATGCATCATTCACCATTGTTTTATTTGGGGTGAGCGGAAtaagaaatactaaaattggtACTGAaatgcaagtaagtctgaaagtTTTCAAATATTACTATCAATTCTCCAAGCTTATAAATGTTGtgctaaaattttcaaatattactATCTTTATGAACCAATTAAGTTCTGTGGCAGAGTACAacataagtgccaaaacttgacacgagAAAATACTTAAGTactaaaaattatgaaagataCACATAAATgccactttttttgaaaaattggacaTTTGAGTGCCAACTCCAGCAACTCTAGTTAGAAACCtactttgcaattttttaatagtatAACTCGCCTATGTAGCTCATTGGAGAGttgcaaaacaacgttgttttgcattttatttgaattttatataaatattaattaaattaaatttaaaactaaatttatttattttaagaagaaaaaaaaaggggaagatgGGTTTGTAGAatggcgagggctcaaccctagCCAATGCCTCCCCACCATTGTTGGGGAGGGCTGGCAACAGTAGAGAGAGGGTTTGCCAGGGTCATTAGGGCCTTGGCAAAGGGCCAACGACCCTGACCGATCAGCAATGAGGGCTTATAAGCCCTCACTttgatctagggcgagggtcactGCCTTCCCCTAGCTTCGGCAAGGATCCTTGACCCTTCCCCAACTGGAGACCCTTGGACCGATTGAGCAAGGGCTGGCGGCCCTCGTCTTAGATATGAGGGAAAGCCAAATTTGTAGAAACCTTGTTATCTTGTTGATAGAGGTAGAGATAATACAGTGCGCAGGATTCGGTTCTTAATCATAAAGAGATTATCTTTATATTCATAGCCTTGATGGGGGAGATTGATCTGATTGATCTAGTGCTTAGGATCCGCATCGTCATGTTTATATAGTTAGTTTCATATGTCACCAGCCACTATGCCCGAGCACTTGATGTATCGTAGACGCGGATGCATGTCGTTGTAAGGCTGCATAACTCGTCCTAGGTTCCTTATAGGGGCTTCGCCTCGTTATATTTCTAAAGTTATTAGGACCAGACCAATGCCGCCAACATCAGGGAATTTATGGACTTCATGGGCTTGTGAGTTGCAACTTGTACGCATTGAATGCACAGTTGTAACAAGCTCGTACATGTCATGGCCTGCATACTATGCAGTTTTTTAAAGGAAGTATTGCTTCTGATTCGTCAAGAATGTATGAATTCTTGGTTTGTTGTGCTTCACTTGTTGGCCTTCTTCCTGTAACGTGTGATACAATTCGACTTATAATCACAAGAAAATCGagaataaaagtgaaaaagagaatTCATGACATAATGTTTTATCTTAATTCATATTACATCTAGTAAAAGATTAAACCATAATTAGCATATCGCATCTCTCTATTACATTCTCAAttataagaaaaagagattATATATATCAGGTAACTATTCATGAGCTAAAATCCaaactattaataaaatatgggtTTAAACTATACAAGACATTTGGTGGCTTAAAAGCACTGTCCCTGACCCCGCTAAGGCAGGCCTGAACCCCCACTCACTCATCACGAAGCAAGACTCTCGTGCCATCCTAGATGAAAAGTATAAATTACATCCCAACAACGCGGAGGACAAAATCCCAGAATCACTGCACCGTGTCTGCAGCAAGCCATTTGTTTTCCTTGCAACTTTGACCTCCCCAACTCCGTCAGGTATTcggaaaaaattaaagaactcaGTCAGGTGATCATCATTGGACGATAGGAGTTAGGTGATAATCAACTTCCAttcataaatacaaaaataataaggagaagaagaagaagaagatgatgatgatgatgatgatgatgatgatgatgtaggGAATCGTTGACTTTATTTCTGTGTGATGAGCGCGAATGAAGAAAGGGGACAATGCTACCGAGCAGAGTACCTGCTCCAGATAAGTCCAATTGCCAGACTTACTGTCTCATTCCTTATCCTGATGCTTTACTATTATAGTAGTACGAAACAAGATTCCATTTTTCCCCCTAATTCTAAGTTAGATTAACATATAATTCATGCTACATAGAGCTTGATTGTGATCATCGTAATCGCGACATTGAGTCAGCATGTTTTCAGCCCCATCTCCAGCAAAAAGGGTTgacatttcaaacaaaatgtGCCCAGGACCAGCCAAACCACGCAAACCAGTTCACGATCTTTGGCATTAATGATGTGTACAAAAGGTGTTATTGCATGTGAAGCCACTTTCATCCACCAACTCCATTTATTCCAGTCTTCAAGCTGGCGAACTGGGGCATCATGCATCTTCCTGTTTGCTTCATTGAAatgggatatatatatatagcgacTCATAGAGGGTGAGATCACGAGTCAATGGGAACTACCTTAAAATAGCACATAAAAGAGGGAAATTCTTGCTCAGATTTGCAGCCGTGGATCAAATGTAGAATTGATGAATTAATGTAATCAACAGTTGCGATTGATTTGATCAATGTAACTTGGGGTGCaaatagctttttttttcttgaagaggGCCATAAGACTTTTAccaaatggaaaaggaaaattactaTTTGCCCTCAAGTTTATAGGATGGTTGAAACTTGCCTCCCAATATCTCAATTTTGACTTAAAGCTCCTTGACATTTTCAACTCAATCACAACGTGCTCTCATTATTGACTCCGACCACATTACCCCTTTAAAATCAATCACGTGATGTCACGTGACCTATCATAGCAAGAACTTGAGGGTAAAATCGTCCTTCCAAAATGAGAATTACAAAGTTACCAATTATCTcttgatgttttgaaaatttgtcaatgtgcctaataatcttttgaaagtcATTATAATCATATGCTTATggtaattttaaaatcaaaagaaattaattataaCTAAGAAATTGCAAGCAAACTTACAAAAAGGAATTGAACTAAATGATCCAAACATATATGCCACGGTTCCTTACCCTAATGATGTACAATTGTCCAACTTGTTTTTAGAGGGGGgtgttggaaggaaaaaagTGTTTGGTCAAATGTAATTAAAAAGTGCATTAGAAAGCAATATTTTGTTTAAAAGTTATCCAAGAAAAACTACATTTGTAGAGAAGTTTgtctatatttttcaaataaataaaaaattgaaactcaATAACTAATAATATGACGTGTCAGATTTGTCTCGCTGATGGTAAGAACAAAACCTTGttgtcaaaatataaatttggaattttgtaaGCTCAATGAAGGCAaagttagaagaaaaaaatatattagcaTTCTAAAAATAGTTTAAGCTAAAACTTGAGTAAAACTTGTATTGGATTAAGgacttttgaagaattttcgaaAGTGCGCTCATCTTTCAAATTCTTTCTAAAAGGATTTTGGCCAACCATTTTGCCATTTGCCCAAAGGCTCTTTGGGAAAATGATTCCCAAATGCAGCTGAAGTGACCTCGACCTTTGAGAACTCCGTTGCTTCAggtctcaaattgattttttttttttttgagcaaaaggTCTCAAATTGATTGACGTggtcctttttcctttcttgggtTGTGGCTCCCTCAGTACGACTCGCCCTgtctgtttttctctctctagagcaACAACAGACCAAACAAGAGCATGTGAATGATTGACGGTCGATCCCATCGCCGTCAAGTATTGTCAGTCGGTATCGGCCGTCACCACCCACtccatttcctctctctctctctctctctctctctcgtcgaGTCCTTGGATGACGGTGCTTTCAAATTGATTTACCAAAAACCTCATTGCCATTTCGTTCAATCTATTCCGGTACCGAAATATAATATGCATGGAATCGTCCTCACTGTCTCATCTATTCCTTAGATGatgtttttatattatttcgcAAATAATCTTAGggaaaaatatgacattttcataaattatttttgagaaattcattttccaaataaataacaatattttttttatatctggctgaaatttgaaaatgaactataaaatatttttcgctatttggttagaaaaatattttcccgcaagcactcattttcaataatttttttattattttatttttataaaatatatttttaggtttaatttttttcattttctttcttggccTTCATCGATCACTGGCTACGACAACGGGTAGCAACTAGCCTTTGGCAAGTTCCACTCTTGCCATGGGCCAACAAGGCTCAAGTTCGCCATATTCCAGCAAGGTTAAGCCTCGTTGGCCTTGGCGACCTTGAGCGATGCTCGAGCCCCACTGAGCTTGCCAACCTTGGGTAGCTCAACTTTGCCAAATCACCTCACCACAAGCcagcaaggcttgaccttgGCAAAATCTAGCAAGCTCAAGGCCTATGGTGAGGTCAGAGCTCATCAATGGGCAGTCATTGACCACTGCCATGGCTGGCAATCGACCTtggaagaagaataaagaaagaaagaaaaaaaaattaaaaacttaatatgtttaaaagaaaaaaacataaaaaaaaatgaaaatgtgtttAATTAAAGAAAGTGAGGTGGAAAAAGctatagaaaatgttttcatagttttgaagtaaaaaaacattttccctactTTTGAAGGTGTTTTTTCCAAAGGTGGAAGCCGTTTTCATTGAttagttcattttccgtgaacaaataccaaaaaatccgaaaaacattgtcctaaaagttatttttccatgaaacgaataGAGCATTAATGTCATTTTCGAAGTGCAATAGAGATATCTATACAAGGGGTAAGAGAAGCTTCAAGTATTATAAATTAAGGATCTATTTGAGGGGaacctattaaaaaaaaagagtcataaacttattgaaATTATGTCAAtctagttataaacattttacaattatatcaattcagtccattcgacCAATTTTAATCAGCTAGCATTAGTCGTTAGGCCAATATTGACGtgaaaatttcttaataatatattttttcaatttttttttatttttgaagaaaaaaaaaaaaaattaataaattttggaaaataaaatattattaaaaaaatcacattagtGTTGGTCATATGATTAGCAtcaattggccaaaattagttagatgaactgaattaacacaattgcaaAAGGCTTGGAATTAAATCGAtataattgtaataggtttatgacttttttggtaattcttcccTATATAAAGATGATTCACATAATGTTTGCTCGCTAAAAATACATAGTCCATATATTTTCTTCCCTTAattataattaacatttttcatttttgtgaagATTACAATAAAATTAGAGAGATTAGGGGTCATATTGCAGAAATATCAAAGTATCAAAGTGCAATTTGTCATTGTGTAGGAAATCTAAAGGGCATAATGTAATTCTTCTAAAATTGCtggttgctttgcccttctcaAGCGAGCACCACCTGGTTGCACGAGAGCACGTGACTAACTTTTCGATGAGATTTGGGCTAGAAATAAGAGGTGTGCATTGGTCTTGGTCGCACCAAGAATCTGATCGGTCAATTTTGGGAAGTTTTCACGGGAATCAATCCAGATCTCGATTTATGGTGGGGGAACGAGGTCCACCGGAGTAAATCAATTGAATGCACATAAATTATTTGCTAGAGTAATCTCTTCTTTTACTAGTAACTTTCTTGTAATAAGTAATTTCATCCTATACTAGAATAactttcaatatatttagaaactttttgagaaaaaaatgattctaAGGTGGATAGAGTTAGTTAGgaactaaatttgtcaaattgttgGTGGATCGGATAAAAAATAGTTTGACTCAAATTAACCTATTTTACTCGTTTCGACTCAtttcaatttaatataaatatagtgGCCTATACTCAACTTGACCTAATGCGACCCAACCCACattactaaaatactttcatatttaattcaatctttaaaaactttttttcttatgatttttttaaaattatattgctTAAACACTTCAATACAATACAAATTaagtggaaattttttataattttaaaaaatatactaaaaaatcgaatttattatgatttttattttactttctttctttttttttttaaatttattccaagACCAATGAAGGTTGTTGGCCGACTCTTGCCAGTCACAAGTGAGGGCCATGAAGGTCTCACTAGTTGTAGGCGAGGGCCATGATGCCCTCACCGATAGTGAGCAAGGGTTGTAGCCCTAGTCAAGTGGCCATTTGGGTGAGGGTCGATTGGTGCTTGCCTATGACGAGCGATTGTTGcagattttgtagaataaaaagaaaagaaagaaaaaaaaagaaaaaaatcataaaataattaaaaatgatatgATTCACTTAAACTTGTTAGGTAATCCATATTATGACCAATGTAAAACTCATTTAAGAcccaaataattcatttatgACCACTCACTTTAGgttgtttttcaaatttaaagcaACCCATTTATAACTCGCATCATTATAAATGAGTTAAAATTAACATATTAATGATCCAATTagatttgttttttaaaattaaggaAACTCATCATGACACACATGATTGAATATGAGTTAGAATGTGAGTTCCAAATCTATCTTGTCACATCTATCGGGTCCTGGTCTATCGGTTCCCGCTTCCTGATTCACGATGGGTACCGATCACCTTACCAGGGTCCACGCCAGGGGCGCACCGAAAATATCATTAGGACTAAAAATTAAGATATCGAGGGCGTTGCATTGCAACGACCCTAAAAATCCGAGGGGTGGATTAGTAATTTTGtcgaagaaaagaagataaagaaaaaaataaacgaCGGTACGATGATGATGGCGATTCCTTTGTTCTCGTTCTCGCGGATATTCTCGAAAGGACGCGGGGCCCGACACGCGTTCCGCGAGACGGCTCGAGGCCATCGCGACATGCAAAAAAAGATCTCCCAAGGGGACCTGCGACTGGTCCATCGCCAAGGATCAGAACGATGGACACATAATAATAATGACAAtccctatttctttcttcttctttttttaacaagcTGGTGCGGCGGGGCCCGCCCGTGCTCCCTCGATGGGTATAAGCCTTATCCAAATCCCAAAGCAAGTCCACACCTTCAGCTCATCATATAAAAATGATTAATCCAAGCATCGATTAAGGTATGGACAATTCGACTTAAATACGTCCCTAATTAGGAAATGTTTTATTCGGGGTGACCTGGCACTAATAAACACTTAAGACTCATGTTAGTATCATTCAAGTCTATCATAAGAAAGAGACTTCCGGTAATTTTCGATTATTTGATGATAAGGCTGATCAAtgctaaaaagggaaaaggaaaatctagCTCTTCCAAAATAGAATTCATAAAATTACCCAATAGATtactgaatttttattattttaagtaTAATTTGTCGTTTGttttacaaattatttttttagattttatttatttcttgaaaattggatgatttacatatttttttaatgaaaatgacaGCTTgcatcatttacaaaaattaatgaaaacaaaaaatgcttttatCATTTACAAGAATATTTACACATAAGCTGTTATCAGTAATACAAACATCTGTCATTCATTGATTATTTTGagtaatataatttttaggaaaatatttttccaataaatgAAGTTTTAAATTGAAGTTTACATTTTGCAATTCGGTATGGGGAGTAAGAGATTCATGACCCCTGAtcagtggaaaaaaaaaagaaaaaaaaataaaggagaatGACAAGGCCGCCAGTTTACAAAACCGGATGCTGCGCCAGCTGGTTTTTAAGCCCTCGCCCCCGCACAGAGCCGTCACCACTCACCACGCGTCGGGTCAAATCCGACGGATCGTGAGCTCGACACGCCGGCCCCACGATCCGCGTGGCGAGATCTCATTCAAAGATGAAAGCCAAGGCctaggaggaggcggcggcagaCGATCTCAGCTCGGACAGGTTCAAAGAggggatattttttttttcttcttttttaatctcgGGAGCTTGTTGATGACGTTTTCCCTATActaattaaacaaacaaaaagcgattttttttatttcgatacatatttcttttttaaaattcccTGGAAATTGCATTCTATTAAAAAACTTCCTCACACAAGCATTCACGAAATGGAAAATCCCCGCACCCTCATTTacttgccaattttttttgggCGCATGATTAAATCCTATTTATGCCATgactttttttgggggggttgcTCCCGATGTTACGAAATAGAATGATTAATATAATCCGTGACGGAATGGCTTATCCTGACGCTAGGCAGAATCGTAATTTCCGGGAAAAGTCTGGATGCATCCTCTGTTTTTGCATAAATTGAAGTAGAGAATTCGGGAGCGGAAAGTCGGAAAGAAAGCGGGCGGGTCTTGGGCTTTTCGCTGGTTCCTCGTTCTCGAGTCTCAGTGGCGAAAGAGCTTAGGCGGTTTTGAGTGTTTACCGGGAAAAGCGAGCTCGTGTATTCTCGGGAAGAGAAGACCCccccacttttttattttctcgtCTTCCGGTTATTTTCCGGGAAAGCGCagggaaaataaaagggaaaggagaaaggaaaagggaaggGAAAGAGCTTGCTAGCGGTCGGTGGATTGGAGGGGATTGGAGGCGCGTCGGATGAAAAGCATCGTCTTccgagaggaggaagaaggaggaggaggagaagaaggaagccgAGAGCCATGAGTAACAAGTCGCCGTTCAGGGATTCTCTCAAGACCCTCGAAGCTGATATTCAGCACGCCAACACTCTGtaattctctctccctctctgttttCTAGTTTCGTTTCGTTTCGTTTGGATTGCCGAGAATGGAATGTGTGGAATCAGTGGTCGTCGGAGTTCGGCTGTTTTGTTTTGGTGCTCTGCGTTAGTGCTCCTGTGTCTGTCGCTGCGTTTCTTGAATTGGGCTTAGCTCTGTCGGACGGTGAACCAAACGAGGGCGAATGGGTTGTTGTGCATTCTCCAGGCGGTGGTCCCGTCCGCCCTCGTTTGGATTGGGTTGAATTTTCGATCTTTTCCTCGTATACGTTCAACGAAACCATCGTTAGAGCTTCTGAGGTTCTTCTACGTTCCGGCCATGTCCGATCACACCGTCTTGCGTTTTACCTATCGCCTGACACTAGGGAGGAAGGAGCTGAAATCGGCTAGCAGTAGGGTGTGTATGCTGTATCGTGGGCTCTTGGGTAAACCTTTCCTTGTTGAAATTTCTGAAGAATTCTGAAACAATTTGCCTTTGGAAGTTTATCTCCCATCAAGCTAACGGGTCGAGGGTTACTAGGCGAGGAGCTTCTCTATTTGCAATGGGATTGGCGTTAGCATTTGGATCCGGGTTGGCGTCAGCATTTGGATCCGGGTTACCGTCAGATAGTATAAGCATTTCTGCATTTTGCTTTGGTACTGCTGATTGGACTGGCCCTCATTCTACTTGTGAGCCTGTCTTCACTTTGCTTGGTACTTGAAACCTCAGAGTACATCCATTTCTAGGACATCCATTTCTAGGACCAGGGTCTGCTTGTGTTTTTGTCGCATGGTTAGTTTTCTCGTCGATTAccgtttaaaaaaagaaaaagaaaaaagcttttGGTGATGGGGTGGCAGAGTTTTTTGCATGTTTTTTTCGTGGTGCGTTTGTTGATGGTTTCATTTCGTTACGTGTGTGTtgactcttttccattttctcagGGCCTTGGACTATCCGAGGGAAAACGGAGCGTACCTTCAGATGAGATTATCTTACAGTCCAGTTGCCcacctatttctttttcttgtccaATGGACGGACTGTCACCTGGCCGGTGCCCTTGGGCTGCTTAGAATTCTTATATACATGGTACGTGTCTTTCCATCTTCGGTTGGGTTggttctttcttgttcttgtgtAGAATTGTTTCTGCACCAGTTTTGCGTTATCTTCTTGGATGGATTAAGTTACCAACGTTACTTATTCTGAGTCTGTGGATTGATGCAGAACCATGCAGATGGCAAGACCACTATGTCTGTTTATGAGAGGAAAGCGAGCATTCGAGACTTTTATGGTGCGCCATGTACTTAGATTTGGGATTATTCTTTATGCCGCTTATGCACTCAGAATTGATCTCCCTTTctggataaaaaaatattcatatgtTGTGTATTTTTGCTTTTGACAAGCAGCAATCATATTCCCTTCTCTGTTGCAACTTCAAAGAGGCATCACAGATTTGGAAGAGAGGAAGCAGAGACAAGTTTGTTCTGAACGGTATaggagaaaggaagagtcgCATTGGGGGAAGTTCTCTGAACTGGACTTGGAAAGAGAAGAGGAGTGTGGGATTTGCTTGGAGGCGACCAGCAGGGTTATCTTGCCTAACTGCTGTCATTCTCTCTGTTTAAGGTGCTATCAGACCTGGTAATGTTCTGCTTCCTGGAACATCTACATGCGACTCATTCTTGAGCTAGAGATACTAGTTGATTTACTCATAATTCTTGCACGGCATTGTTGCTATCTTAAAGTACATCTGTGTTAAGACGGTTT of the Eucalyptus grandis isolate ANBG69807.140 chromosome 10, ASM1654582v1, whole genome shotgun sequence genome contains:
- the LOC104422393 gene encoding E3 ubiquitin-protein ligase AIRP2 codes for the protein MSNKSPFRDSLKTLEADIQHANTLALDYPRENGAYLQMRLSYSPVAHLFLFLVQWTDCHLAGALGLLRILIYMNHADGKTTMSVYERKASIRDFYAIIFPSLLQLQRGITDLEERKQRQVCSERYRRKEESHWGKFSELDLEREEECGICLEATSRVILPNCCHSLCLRCYQTWHARSQSCPFCRDSLKRTKSEDLWIYTERCEIVELPTILKEDAKRLFMYIDKLPLVVPDTVFVPHDTHCR